The Macrobrachium nipponense isolate FS-2020 chromosome 13, ASM1510439v2, whole genome shotgun sequence genome has a window encoding:
- the LOC135225818 gene encoding uncharacterized protein LOC135225818 isoform X1, with protein sequence MELSLIFASSLRTTYTVSLSITNVSDPKSIITEEYVKKALIADKGIQAVLKCWKVADFTKRGDNYACEVTSVEVKYSLNDKEECEVTYVVKLNPHWNFADSEDHTQLFFEKEGKFYEELVPALNEALMSAGQKPLRFAKCFLVSLEEGKEQLYLEDLRARGFKMFDRRKGMDECHIALVISELARLHGASYLLTKKVLEGESAAARYEFLSKDLLNFSPNIKELYVSCMESNVDTGLMMLDRIGGYETAIGWLKSFKSEVENVLSSGIQSTRFRSICHGDCWNNNLLFRYNTEGHPVEVMLLDLQMCREASAASDLNYLLCTSVNGDVRKPKLRHFLSLYHSTYKEVLQGGDMPMHFTLEELIEEYRDKSKYGLLFSLAILPIVLAEPEEVPEMSDTDSETLMNRFRALVLEHLETNPLCKPRFLSIFDEFMETGVIS encoded by the exons TGTCACTTTCAATAACAAATGTGTCGGACCCTAAGAGTATCATTACGGAGGAATATGTTAAGAAAGCTCTCATAGCAGACAAGGGAATCCAGGCTGTCTTAAAATGCTGGAAGGTCGCTGATTTCACCAAACGAGGGGATAACTATGCCTGTGAAGTAACAAGTGTAGAGGTCAAATATTCTTTGAATGATAAGGAAGAGTGTGAGGTCACTTACGTTGTAAAACTAAATCCTCATTGGAATTTTGCAGATTCCGAAGACCATACACAACTTTTCTTTGAAAAGGAGGGTAAATTTTATGAAGAACTTGTGCCAGCGTTGAATGAAGCACTGATGTCTGCAGGCCAAAAGCCTCTTCGTTTTGCTAAGTGTTTCCTTGTTTCCTtagaagaaggaaaggaacaacTTTATCTTGAAGATCTAAGAGCAAGAGGTTTCAAAATGTTTGACAGGAGGAAAGGAATGGATGAATGTCACATTGCTCTCGTCATTTCCGAGCTTGCCAGACTGCACGGTGCATCTTATCTCCTGACAAAGAAGGTTTTGGAAGGAGAATCTGCAGcagcaagatatgaatttttatcaaaagATCTTCTGAATTTCTCCCCAAATATCAAAGAATTATATGTGTCATGTATGGAGAGTAATGTTGATACCGGTTTAATGATGTTAGATAGAATTGGTGGTTATGAAACTGCCATTGGTTGGCTGAAGTCCTTCAAATCTGAAGTTGAAAATGTTTTATCTTCaggaatacaaagtacaagattCAGAAGCATATGCCATGGAGACTGCTGGAACAACAATCTTCTATTTAG ATACAACACTGAAGGTCATCCAGTGGAAGTTATGTTGTTAGACCTTCAGATGTGTCGCGAAGCTTCTGCTGCAAGTGATCTGAATTACTTGCTTTGTACAAGTGTCAACGGAGACGTGAGGAAACCAAAGCTCCGTCATTTCCTGTCTCTTTATCATTCAACCTACAAGGAAGTCCTACAAGGGGGCGATATGCCCATGCATTTTACTCTGGAAGAACTCATAGAGGAATATAGAGACAAGAGTAAGTATGGATTGCTCTTTTCCTTGGCTATCTTACCAATAGTATTGGCAGAACCGGAGGAAGTTCCAGAAATGTCAGATACAGACTCTGAAACTCTTATGAACCGTTTCAGAGCATTAGTTTTGGAACATCTCGAAACAAATCCCCTGTGTAAACCTCGCTTCCTGTCAATTTTTGACGAGTTTATGGAAACAGGAGTCATCTCATGA
- the LOC135225818 gene encoding uncharacterized protein LOC135225818 isoform X2 produces the protein MVPTAKKKILLSLSITNVSDPKSIITEEYVKKALIADKGIQAVLKCWKVADFTKRGDNYACEVTSVEVKYSLNDKEECEVTYVVKLNPHWNFADSEDHTQLFFEKEGKFYEELVPALNEALMSAGQKPLRFAKCFLVSLEEGKEQLYLEDLRARGFKMFDRRKGMDECHIALVISELARLHGASYLLTKKVLEGESAAARYEFLSKDLLNFSPNIKELYVSCMESNVDTGLMMLDRIGGYETAIGWLKSFKSEVENVLSSGIQSTRFRSICHGDCWNNNLLFRYNTEGHPVEVMLLDLQMCREASAASDLNYLLCTSVNGDVRKPKLRHFLSLYHSTYKEVLQGGDMPMHFTLEELIEEYRDKSKYGLLFSLAILPIVLAEPEEVPEMSDTDSETLMNRFRALVLEHLETNPLCKPRFLSIFDEFMETGVIS, from the exons TGTCACTTTCAATAACAAATGTGTCGGACCCTAAGAGTATCATTACGGAGGAATATGTTAAGAAAGCTCTCATAGCAGACAAGGGAATCCAGGCTGTCTTAAAATGCTGGAAGGTCGCTGATTTCACCAAACGAGGGGATAACTATGCCTGTGAAGTAACAAGTGTAGAGGTCAAATATTCTTTGAATGATAAGGAAGAGTGTGAGGTCACTTACGTTGTAAAACTAAATCCTCATTGGAATTTTGCAGATTCCGAAGACCATACACAACTTTTCTTTGAAAAGGAGGGTAAATTTTATGAAGAACTTGTGCCAGCGTTGAATGAAGCACTGATGTCTGCAGGCCAAAAGCCTCTTCGTTTTGCTAAGTGTTTCCTTGTTTCCTtagaagaaggaaaggaacaacTTTATCTTGAAGATCTAAGAGCAAGAGGTTTCAAAATGTTTGACAGGAGGAAAGGAATGGATGAATGTCACATTGCTCTCGTCATTTCCGAGCTTGCCAGACTGCACGGTGCATCTTATCTCCTGACAAAGAAGGTTTTGGAAGGAGAATCTGCAGcagcaagatatgaatttttatcaaaagATCTTCTGAATTTCTCCCCAAATATCAAAGAATTATATGTGTCATGTATGGAGAGTAATGTTGATACCGGTTTAATGATGTTAGATAGAATTGGTGGTTATGAAACTGCCATTGGTTGGCTGAAGTCCTTCAAATCTGAAGTTGAAAATGTTTTATCTTCaggaatacaaagtacaagattCAGAAGCATATGCCATGGAGACTGCTGGAACAACAATCTTCTATTTAG ATACAACACTGAAGGTCATCCAGTGGAAGTTATGTTGTTAGACCTTCAGATGTGTCGCGAAGCTTCTGCTGCAAGTGATCTGAATTACTTGCTTTGTACAAGTGTCAACGGAGACGTGAGGAAACCAAAGCTCCGTCATTTCCTGTCTCTTTATCATTCAACCTACAAGGAAGTCCTACAAGGGGGCGATATGCCCATGCATTTTACTCTGGAAGAACTCATAGAGGAATATAGAGACAAGAGTAAGTATGGATTGCTCTTTTCCTTGGCTATCTTACCAATAGTATTGGCAGAACCGGAGGAAGTTCCAGAAATGTCAGATACAGACTCTGAAACTCTTATGAACCGTTTCAGAGCATTAGTTTTGGAACATCTCGAAACAAATCCCCTGTGTAAACCTCGCTTCCTGTCAATTTTTGACGAGTTTATGGAAACAGGAGTCATCTCATGA
- the LOC135225818 gene encoding uncharacterized protein LOC135225818 isoform X3, whose protein sequence is MSLSITNVSDPKSIITEEYVKKALIADKGIQAVLKCWKVADFTKRGDNYACEVTSVEVKYSLNDKEECEVTYVVKLNPHWNFADSEDHTQLFFEKEGKFYEELVPALNEALMSAGQKPLRFAKCFLVSLEEGKEQLYLEDLRARGFKMFDRRKGMDECHIALVISELARLHGASYLLTKKVLEGESAAARYEFLSKDLLNFSPNIKELYVSCMESNVDTGLMMLDRIGGYETAIGWLKSFKSEVENVLSSGIQSTRFRSICHGDCWNNNLLFRYNTEGHPVEVMLLDLQMCREASAASDLNYLLCTSVNGDVRKPKLRHFLSLYHSTYKEVLQGGDMPMHFTLEELIEEYRDKSKYGLLFSLAILPIVLAEPEEVPEMSDTDSETLMNRFRALVLEHLETNPLCKPRFLSIFDEFMETGVIS, encoded by the exons TGTCACTTTCAATAACAAATGTGTCGGACCCTAAGAGTATCATTACGGAGGAATATGTTAAGAAAGCTCTCATAGCAGACAAGGGAATCCAGGCTGTCTTAAAATGCTGGAAGGTCGCTGATTTCACCAAACGAGGGGATAACTATGCCTGTGAAGTAACAAGTGTAGAGGTCAAATATTCTTTGAATGATAAGGAAGAGTGTGAGGTCACTTACGTTGTAAAACTAAATCCTCATTGGAATTTTGCAGATTCCGAAGACCATACACAACTTTTCTTTGAAAAGGAGGGTAAATTTTATGAAGAACTTGTGCCAGCGTTGAATGAAGCACTGATGTCTGCAGGCCAAAAGCCTCTTCGTTTTGCTAAGTGTTTCCTTGTTTCCTtagaagaaggaaaggaacaacTTTATCTTGAAGATCTAAGAGCAAGAGGTTTCAAAATGTTTGACAGGAGGAAAGGAATGGATGAATGTCACATTGCTCTCGTCATTTCCGAGCTTGCCAGACTGCACGGTGCATCTTATCTCCTGACAAAGAAGGTTTTGGAAGGAGAATCTGCAGcagcaagatatgaatttttatcaaaagATCTTCTGAATTTCTCCCCAAATATCAAAGAATTATATGTGTCATGTATGGAGAGTAATGTTGATACCGGTTTAATGATGTTAGATAGAATTGGTGGTTATGAAACTGCCATTGGTTGGCTGAAGTCCTTCAAATCTGAAGTTGAAAATGTTTTATCTTCaggaatacaaagtacaagattCAGAAGCATATGCCATGGAGACTGCTGGAACAACAATCTTCTATTTAG ATACAACACTGAAGGTCATCCAGTGGAAGTTATGTTGTTAGACCTTCAGATGTGTCGCGAAGCTTCTGCTGCAAGTGATCTGAATTACTTGCTTTGTACAAGTGTCAACGGAGACGTGAGGAAACCAAAGCTCCGTCATTTCCTGTCTCTTTATCATTCAACCTACAAGGAAGTCCTACAAGGGGGCGATATGCCCATGCATTTTACTCTGGAAGAACTCATAGAGGAATATAGAGACAAGAGTAAGTATGGATTGCTCTTTTCCTTGGCTATCTTACCAATAGTATTGGCAGAACCGGAGGAAGTTCCAGAAATGTCAGATACAGACTCTGAAACTCTTATGAACCGTTTCAGAGCATTAGTTTTGGAACATCTCGAAACAAATCCCCTGTGTAAACCTCGCTTCCTGTCAATTTTTGACGAGTTTATGGAAACAGGAGTCATCTCATGA